Proteins from a genomic interval of Streptomyces sp. Tu6071:
- the groL gene encoding chaperonin GroEL (60 kDa chaperone family; promotes refolding of misfolded polypeptides especially under stressful conditions; forms two stacked rings of heptamers to form a barrel-shaped 14mer; ends can be capped by GroES; misfolded proteins enter the barrel where they are refolded when GroES binds): MAKILKFDEDARRALERGVNKLADAVKVTIGPKGRNVVIDKKFGAPTITNDGVTIAREVEVEDPYENLGAQLVKEVATKTNDIAGDGTTTATVLAQALVREGLRNVAAGASPALLKKGIDAAVKAVSEDLLATARPIDEKSDIAAVAALSAQDPKVGELIAEAMDKVGKDGVITVEESNTFGLELDFTEGMAFDKGYLSPYMVTDQERMEAVLEDPYILINQGKISSIQDLLPLLEKVIQAGGSKPLLIIAEDVEGEALSTLVVNKIRGTFNAVAVKAPGFGDRRKAMLGDIATLTGATVIAEEVGLKLDQAGLDVLGSARRVTVTKDDTTIVDGGGQQADIDGRVAQIKAEIETTDSDWDREKLQERLAKLAGGVCVISVGAATEVELKEKKHRLEDAISATRAAVEEGIVSGGGSALVHASKVLADSLGKTGDEATGVAVVRAAAVEPLRWIAENAGLEGYVITSKVSELDKGQGFNAATGEYGDLVKAGVIDPVKVTRSALENAASIASLLLTTETLVVEKPAEEEPEAGGHGHSHSH, encoded by the coding sequence ATGGCGAAGATCCTGAAGTTCGACGAGGACGCCCGTCGCGCCCTTGAGCGCGGCGTCAACAAGCTGGCCGACGCGGTCAAGGTGACGATCGGCCCCAAGGGCCGCAACGTCGTCATCGACAAGAAGTTCGGCGCCCCCACCATCACCAACGACGGTGTCACCATCGCCCGCGAGGTCGAGGTCGAGGACCCGTACGAGAACCTCGGCGCCCAGCTCGTCAAGGAGGTGGCGACCAAGACCAACGACATCGCGGGTGACGGCACCACCACCGCGACCGTGCTCGCCCAGGCGCTCGTCCGCGAGGGCCTGCGCAACGTCGCCGCCGGCGCGTCCCCGGCCCTCCTCAAGAAGGGCATCGACGCCGCCGTCAAGGCCGTCTCGGAGGACCTGCTCGCCACGGCCCGCCCGATCGACGAGAAGTCCGACATCGCCGCCGTCGCCGCGCTCTCCGCGCAGGACCCGAAGGTCGGCGAGCTGATCGCCGAGGCGATGGACAAGGTCGGCAAGGACGGTGTCATCACCGTCGAGGAGTCCAACACCTTCGGCCTGGAGCTGGACTTCACCGAGGGCATGGCCTTCGACAAGGGCTACCTCTCCCCGTACATGGTCACCGACCAGGAGCGGATGGAGGCCGTCCTGGAGGACCCGTACATCCTCATCAACCAGGGCAAGATCTCCTCGATCCAGGACCTCCTGCCGCTGCTTGAGAAGGTCATCCAGGCCGGTGGCTCGAAGCCGCTCCTGATCATCGCCGAGGACGTCGAGGGCGAGGCGCTCTCCACCCTCGTCGTCAACAAGATCCGCGGCACCTTCAACGCCGTCGCCGTCAAGGCGCCCGGCTTCGGCGACCGCCGCAAGGCCATGCTCGGCGACATCGCGACCCTCACGGGCGCGACCGTCATCGCCGAGGAGGTCGGCCTCAAGCTCGACCAGGCCGGTCTGGACGTGCTGGGCTCCGCCCGCCGCGTGACCGTGACCAAGGACGACACGACGATCGTCGACGGCGGCGGCCAGCAGGCCGACATCGACGGCCGCGTCGCCCAGATCAAGGCCGAGATCGAGACCACGGACTCCGACTGGGACCGCGAGAAGCTCCAGGAGCGCCTCGCGAAGCTCGCCGGTGGCGTGTGCGTCATCAGCGTCGGTGCCGCGACCGAGGTCGAGCTGAAGGAGAAGAAGCACCGTCTGGAGGACGCCATCTCCGCGACCCGCGCCGCGGTCGAGGAGGGCATCGTCTCCGGTGGTGGCTCCGCGCTCGTCCACGCCTCGAAGGTCCTCGCCGACTCGCTCGGCAAGACCGGCGACGAGGCGACCGGGGTCGCGGTCGTCCGCGCCGCCGCCGTCGAGCCGCTGCGCTGGATCGCCGAGAACGCGGGCCTCGAGGGCTACGTCATCACCTCGAAGGTCTCCGAGCTGGACAAGGGCCAGGGCTTCAACGCCGCGACCGGCGAGTACGGCGACCTCGTGAAGGCCGGCGTCATCGACCCGGTCAAGGTCACCCGCTCCGCCCTGGAGAACGCCGCCTCCATCGCCTCGCTGCTCCTGACGACCGAGACCCTCGTCGTCGAGAAGCCTGCCGAGGAGGAGCCGGAGGCCGGTGGCCACGGCCACAGCCACAGCCACTGA
- a CDS encoding hydroxyacid dehydrogenase: MHEATDRRPRALLAMAPQVAEELLTPAHHERLGRLVRTDPGLLASDFTDPGPALAAALAEAEVLLTCWGVPRLTADVLARAPRLRAVVHAAGTVKGFVTDACWERGIQVSSAAGANALPVAEYTLAAILFSGKKVLDSARGAREPGGRRDWHRELRAAGNYRRVVGLVGASRVGRRVLELLRPFDFEVLLHDPYVSEADAAALGARSVGLAELCARASVVSVHAPELPSTRHLIGAAELAAMPDGATLVNTSRGSLIDESALLAELASGRLSAVLDVTDPEPPLPGSPFYSLPNVLLTPHVAGSLGNEVHRMADHALDEIERWTRGEPFAEPVAAEGLHLSA; the protein is encoded by the coding sequence ATGCACGAGGCCACCGACCGACGTCCCCGGGCCCTGCTCGCCATGGCCCCCCAGGTCGCGGAGGAACTGCTGACGCCGGCCCACCACGAAAGACTGGGCCGCCTCGTACGGACCGATCCCGGCCTGCTCGCGAGCGACTTCACCGACCCCGGACCGGCCCTCGCCGCCGCGCTCGCCGAGGCGGAGGTGCTGCTCACCTGCTGGGGGGTGCCGCGGCTGACCGCCGACGTGCTCGCGCGGGCGCCTCGGCTGCGCGCCGTCGTGCACGCGGCGGGCACCGTGAAGGGCTTCGTCACCGACGCGTGCTGGGAGCGCGGCATCCAGGTCAGCTCGGCGGCGGGCGCCAACGCCCTCCCGGTCGCCGAGTACACGCTCGCCGCGATCCTCTTCTCCGGCAAGAAGGTGCTCGACTCGGCGCGCGGGGCCCGCGAGCCGGGCGGGCGACGCGACTGGCACCGCGAGCTGCGCGCGGCCGGGAACTACCGGCGCGTCGTGGGGCTCGTGGGGGCCTCCCGGGTGGGGCGCCGGGTCCTCGAACTCCTGCGGCCCTTCGACTTCGAGGTGCTGCTGCACGACCCGTACGTGTCCGAGGCGGACGCGGCGGCGCTCGGCGCGCGCTCCGTCGGCCTCGCCGAACTGTGCGCGCGCGCTTCGGTCGTCTCGGTCCACGCCCCCGAACTCCCCAGCACCCGGCACCTGATCGGAGCGGCCGAGCTGGCCGCGATGCCGGACGGGGCGACGCTCGTCAACACGTCGCGGGGCTCGCTGATCGACGAGAGCGCGCTGCTGGCCGAGCTGGCCTCCGGCCGCCTCTCCGCCGTCCTCGACGTGACGGACCCGGAGCCGCCGCTGCCCGGCTCGCCCTTCTACTCCCTCCCGAACGTCCTGCTCACCCCGCACGTCGCCGGTTCCCTCGGCAACGAGGTGCACCGCATGGCCGACCACGCGCTCGACGAGATCGAACGCTGGACGCGCGGCGAGCCGTTCGCGGAGCCGGTGGCGGCGGAGGGGCTGCACTTGTCGGCGTGA
- a CDS encoding carbohydrate ABC transporter permease, producing MTTPLLAAPGEGTPGEPATAKTPRRAPVATRKGRRSGRWTSRVAVNVVLLVAAVYALFPLVWLVTAATKDAGNILGGNVFSFEGFDLGDNLSALADYEGGLYFRWYLNSLIYAGVGALGCSLVSVAAGYAFDKYVFKGKEKLFAMVLLGVLLPSTALSLPLYLLAVKTHTVNTYWAVLIPVLVNPFGVYLSRIFSAGYIPNEALEAARIDGASEMRVFWSIGLRMIMPGFVTVFLFQFTAVWNNFFLPLVMLSDKKLYPLSLGLYNWHSSANANPEFYPMVVTGSLLAVLPLIIAFVTLQRHWKAGLTAGGVK from the coding sequence ATGACCACGCCACTCCTCGCCGCACCCGGCGAAGGCACACCGGGCGAACCGGCCACGGCCAAGACCCCGCGCCGGGCGCCCGTCGCGACCCGCAAGGGCAGGCGGTCGGGCCGCTGGACCTCGCGCGTCGCCGTCAACGTCGTCCTGCTCGTCGCCGCCGTCTACGCGCTCTTCCCGCTCGTCTGGCTCGTGACGGCGGCGACGAAGGACGCCGGGAACATCCTCGGCGGCAACGTCTTCTCCTTCGAGGGCTTCGACCTCGGCGACAACCTCTCCGCGCTCGCCGACTACGAAGGCGGCCTCTACTTCCGCTGGTACCTCAACTCGCTGATCTACGCGGGCGTCGGAGCGCTCGGCTGCTCGCTCGTGAGCGTCGCCGCCGGGTACGCCTTCGACAAGTACGTCTTCAAGGGCAAGGAGAAGCTCTTCGCGATGGTGCTGCTCGGGGTGCTGCTGCCCTCGACCGCGCTCTCGCTGCCGCTCTACCTCCTCGCCGTCAAGACGCACACGGTCAACACCTACTGGGCCGTCCTCATCCCCGTCCTGGTGAACCCCTTCGGCGTGTACCTCTCGCGGATCTTCAGCGCCGGGTACATCCCGAACGAGGCGCTGGAGGCGGCCCGCATCGACGGGGCGAGCGAGATGCGCGTCTTCTGGTCGATCGGCCTCCGCATGATCATGCCGGGCTTCGTGACGGTGTTCCTCTTCCAGTTCACGGCCGTCTGGAACAACTTCTTCCTGCCACTGGTCATGCTCTCGGACAAGAAGCTCTACCCGCTCAGCCTCGGCCTCTACAACTGGCACAGCAGCGCCAACGCGAACCCGGAGTTCTACCCGATGGTCGTCACCGGCTCGCTGCTCGCCGTCCTGCCGCTCATCATCGCCTTCGTGACGCTCCAGCGGCACTGGAAGGCGGGGCTGACGGCGGGCGGGGTCAAGTAG
- a CDS encoding carbohydrate ABC transporter permease: MSGTRTQPAPDPEVTAPAPPPRRGGSASSRTGLAAATLLTPFFVLFALAMLLPVGYAIWLSLFTDKLSGLGFDGPHSVFDGLGNYLDILKDEAFRDGFWVLAKYVVLYIPIMMGGALALALLLDTALARARRFFQLALFLPHAIPGLIAGLIWIYLYTPGLSPVVKAMESGGFGFDFFGPDGALPSIVNIAVWEWLGYNLVIFYAALQAIDRSMLEAAAVDGAGNWRVAFSIKLPLIRSSVFLVLLFTIIGSLQLFTEPLLLSSSGSAVTSTYTPNMYAYSEAFQINDYGRAAAASVLIALVAAVLSFVVTRLSNRKGAQA; encoded by the coding sequence ATGAGCGGTACGAGAACACAGCCCGCCCCGGACCCGGAAGTCACCGCGCCCGCGCCCCCGCCCCGCCGCGGGGGCTCCGCCTCCAGCCGCACCGGGCTCGCCGCCGCGACGCTCCTGACCCCCTTCTTCGTCCTGTTCGCCCTCGCGATGCTGCTCCCCGTCGGGTACGCGATCTGGCTGAGCCTGTTCACCGACAAGCTCTCCGGGCTCGGCTTCGACGGGCCGCACAGCGTCTTCGACGGGCTCGGCAACTACCTCGACATCCTCAAGGACGAAGCCTTCCGCGACGGCTTCTGGGTGCTCGCCAAGTACGTCGTCCTCTACATCCCGATCATGATGGGCGGCGCGCTCGCCCTCGCGCTGCTCCTCGACACGGCGCTCGCGCGGGCCCGCCGCTTCTTCCAGCTCGCGCTGTTCCTGCCGCACGCGATCCCCGGCCTCATCGCGGGCCTCATCTGGATCTACCTCTACACGCCCGGCCTGTCCCCGGTCGTGAAGGCGATGGAGTCGGGCGGCTTCGGCTTCGACTTCTTCGGCCCGGACGGGGCGTTGCCGTCGATCGTGAACATCGCCGTGTGGGAGTGGCTCGGCTACAACCTCGTCATCTTCTACGCGGCGCTCCAGGCCATCGACCGCTCGATGCTGGAGGCCGCCGCCGTGGACGGCGCGGGCAACTGGCGCGTCGCCTTCTCGATCAAGCTGCCGCTCATCCGCTCCTCGGTCTTCCTGGTGCTGCTCTTCACGATCATCGGCTCGCTCCAGCTCTTCACCGAGCCGCTGCTCCTGTCCAGCTCCGGCTCCGCCGTCACGAGTACGTACACGCCGAACATGTACGCCTACTCCGAGGCGTTCCAGATCAACGACTACGGGCGGGCCGCCGCGGCCTCCGTGCTCATCGCGCTGGTCGCCGCCGTCCTCTCCTTCGTCGTCACCCGCCTCTCGAACCGGAAGGGGGCCCAGGCATGA
- a CDS encoding ABC transporter substrate-binding protein: MSRHGFRSLRALVGAVAAFASLAAVAACGGPSAEAPAEGTRAHPVTVSFWAWTKGSQQVADEFNRTHDTIKVKFEEIPSGGLGGYPKITNALKAGIAPDVLSIEYPSLAQFVSQGSLKDISAYMTPDVKKQFLPQTIELTTMGDKNWAVPSDAAPQVFYYRKDLFEKYGIEPPKTWADFRTAARQVRKAAPEARLATFFADDPSFFQTMAWQAGAQWFSTEGGSWKVDTGDPATKKVAAYWQGMIKDGLVSTAPSYSPEWTSSLKAGTTLGYLGASWSAGTLAGIVPEQKGKWAAMPMPSWDAARPSSGMSQGSTFAISKDSRKTKAAMEFILWMSTSPDSIKARVTASTSTAFPAARALVPVARKAIDTSFYGGADLYGLYEKSAATINPDWLWGPTAAANNTLHDQLQAVVSGEKSLTGAVATTQRATVDALRKSGLKVEDGS, translated from the coding sequence GTGAGCCGCCATGGGTTCCGGTCCCTGCGTGCCCTCGTGGGTGCCGTCGCCGCGTTCGCCTCGCTCGCCGCCGTCGCGGCCTGCGGAGGTCCGAGCGCGGAGGCACCCGCCGAAGGCACGAGGGCCCATCCCGTCACCGTCAGTTTCTGGGCCTGGACCAAGGGTTCCCAGCAGGTGGCGGACGAGTTCAACCGCACGCACGACACGATCAAGGTGAAGTTCGAGGAGATACCCTCCGGCGGTCTCGGGGGCTACCCGAAGATCACCAACGCCCTCAAGGCCGGTATCGCGCCCGACGTCCTCTCCATCGAGTACCCCTCGCTCGCGCAGTTCGTGAGCCAGGGCTCGCTGAAGGACATCAGCGCCTACATGACGCCGGACGTGAAGAAGCAGTTCCTGCCGCAGACCATCGAGCTGACGACGATGGGCGACAAGAACTGGGCCGTCCCCTCGGACGCGGCGCCGCAGGTCTTCTACTACCGCAAGGACCTCTTCGAGAAGTACGGGATCGAGCCGCCGAAGACGTGGGCCGACTTCCGCACGGCGGCGCGGCAGGTCAGGAAGGCCGCGCCCGAGGCCCGGCTCGCGACCTTCTTCGCCGACGACCCCTCCTTCTTCCAGACGATGGCGTGGCAGGCGGGCGCCCAGTGGTTCTCCACCGAGGGCGGCTCCTGGAAGGTGGACACCGGTGACCCGGCGACGAAGAAGGTCGCCGCGTACTGGCAGGGCATGATCAAGGACGGTCTCGTCTCCACCGCCCCCTCCTACAGCCCCGAGTGGACCTCCTCGCTCAAGGCCGGCACGACGCTCGGCTACCTCGGCGCCTCCTGGAGCGCCGGGACGCTCGCCGGGATCGTGCCCGAGCAGAAGGGCAAGTGGGCCGCGATGCCCATGCCGAGCTGGGACGCCGCCCGCCCCAGCTCCGGGATGAGCCAGGGCTCGACCTTCGCGATCTCCAAGGACAGCAGGAAGACGAAGGCGGCGATGGAGTTCATCCTCTGGATGTCCACCTCGCCCGACTCCATCAAGGCGCGCGTCACCGCGAGCACGTCGACCGCCTTCCCCGCCGCGCGCGCCCTCGTGCCCGTCGCGCGCAAGGCGATCGACACGAGCTTCTACGGCGGCGCCGACCTCTACGGGCTCTACGAGAAGTCCGCGGCCACGATCAACCCGGACTGGCTGTGGGGTCCGACCGCCGCCGCCAACAACACCCTGCACGACCAGCTCCAAGCGGTCGTCTCCGGCGAGAAGTCCCTCACCGGGGCGGTCGCCACCACCCAGCGCGCCACCGTGGACGCCCTGCGCAAGAGCGGGCTGAAGGTCGAGGACGGCTCATGA
- a CDS encoding LacI family DNA-binding transcriptional regulator → MREGVGERHDRLLNLVRERGSVRVADLAGLLGVSPVTARRDAEALASRGLLDRVHGAVSWPERNGPAGTGPGAGSPVLGMLAPAAGYYFADIIRGAHEAAARLGARLVLRVSDYRPEDDAAHAAGLLAAGARGLLVIPSWTRPEHQSLYTEWIARLPVPAVLVERRGDPAGPLDALDRVGSDHAHGVLVGLRHLARLGHRSPVLVARTDSPTAQAVRAGYRRAVEILGLEAGLPVLDSAPEKPGAGSPAASVDALAALVREGRTTAVLAHNDEDATRLVRDLAERGVRVPGDLALVTYDDEVAALAEIPLTAVAPPKRAVGRAAVELLTERLAEGGGGEGEPRRHVELLPALRVRGSCGAVG, encoded by the coding sequence GTGCGCGAAGGGGTCGGGGAGCGGCATGACCGGCTGCTGAACCTGGTGCGGGAGCGGGGCAGTGTGCGGGTCGCGGATCTCGCGGGGCTGCTCGGGGTCTCGCCGGTGACGGCGCGCAGGGACGCGGAGGCGCTCGCCTCGCGGGGGCTGCTCGACCGCGTGCACGGGGCGGTGTCGTGGCCGGAGCGCAACGGCCCGGCGGGGACCGGTCCCGGGGCGGGCAGCCCGGTGCTCGGGATGCTCGCCCCCGCCGCCGGCTACTACTTCGCCGACATCATCCGCGGCGCGCACGAGGCGGCGGCGCGGCTCGGGGCGCGCCTGGTCCTGCGGGTCTCGGACTACCGGCCCGAGGACGACGCGGCGCACGCGGCGGGGCTGCTCGCGGCGGGGGCGCGGGGGCTGCTCGTGATCCCGAGCTGGACGCGGCCCGAGCACCAGTCGCTGTACACGGAGTGGATCGCGCGGCTGCCGGTGCCGGCCGTGCTCGTGGAGCGGCGCGGGGACCCGGCGGGGCCGCTCGACGCGCTCGACCGGGTCGGCTCCGACCACGCGCACGGCGTGCTCGTGGGCCTGCGGCACCTGGCCCGTCTCGGCCACCGCTCCCCCGTGCTCGTCGCGCGCACGGACAGCCCGACGGCGCAGGCGGTGCGGGCGGGGTACCGGCGGGCGGTGGAGATCCTGGGGCTGGAGGCGGGGCTCCCCGTCCTCGACTCGGCCCCCGAGAAGCCCGGCGCGGGGAGCCCGGCGGCCTCGGTGGACGCCCTCGCCGCGCTCGTGCGCGAGGGCCGGACGACGGCGGTGCTCGCGCACAACGACGAGGACGCGACCCGGCTCGTACGGGACCTGGCGGAGCGGGGCGTACGGGTCCCCGGCGACCTGGCGCTCGTGACGTACGACGACGAGGTGGCCGCGCTCGCCGAGATCCCGCTCACGGCGGTGGCCCCGCCGAAGCGGGCGGTGGGCCGGGCGGCGGTGGAACTCCTGACGGAACGCCTCGCGGAGGGCGGCGGGGGCGAGGGGGAGCCGCGCCGGCACGTGGAGTTGCTGCCCGCGCTGCGGGTGCGGGGGTCCTGCGGAGCGGTGGGGTAG
- a CDS encoding MOSC domain-containing protein, with the protein MDPLNDAATSPYVLSLNVGRLTPVPHSDSPSGGTGIDKRPVAGPLHVSAPGPKGIGGSGVEGDVVADLRHHGGDDQAVYAFAREDLDAWERELGRPLANGAFGENLTTSGLDVSHALIGERWRIGGRLLLEVTDGRVPCRTFAGHVGEDRWVKRFTRRAETGAYLRVLEAGPVRAGDPVVREYVPEHGVTASLAFRANTTERALLPRLLPAARALHPEALAAARAYVDSGQGS; encoded by the coding sequence ATGGACCCCTTGAACGACGCGGCCACGAGCCCGTACGTGCTCTCCCTCAACGTCGGGCGGCTCACCCCCGTCCCCCACTCCGACTCGCCCTCCGGCGGGACGGGGATCGACAAGCGGCCCGTCGCGGGGCCGCTGCACGTCAGCGCCCCCGGGCCCAAGGGCATCGGCGGGAGCGGCGTCGAGGGGGACGTCGTCGCGGACCTGCGGCACCACGGCGGGGACGACCAGGCCGTGTACGCCTTCGCGCGCGAGGACCTCGACGCCTGGGAGCGCGAGCTGGGGCGCCCGCTCGCGAACGGGGCCTTCGGCGAGAACCTGACGACCTCGGGGCTCGACGTGAGCCACGCGCTCATCGGGGAGCGCTGGCGGATCGGCGGGCGGCTGCTCCTGGAGGTGACGGACGGGCGCGTCCCGTGCCGCACCTTCGCCGGGCACGTCGGCGAGGACCGCTGGGTGAAGCGCTTCACGCGGCGCGCCGAGACGGGCGCGTACCTGCGGGTACTCGAAGCGGGGCCGGTACGGGCCGGGGACCCCGTCGTACGGGAGTACGTGCCCGAGCACGGGGTGACGGCGTCGCTGGCGTTCCGCGCGAACACGACCGAGCGCGCGCTGCTGCCGCGGCTGCTCCCGGCCGCGCGGGCGCTGCACCCGGAGGCGCTGGCCGCGGCTCGCGCGTACGTCGATTCCGGGCAGGGTTCCTGA
- a CDS encoding LysR family transcriptional regulator, with protein MIEARHLRVLRAVATTGSFSAAARTLGCTQPAVSQQMKALEGAAGTPLLVRAGREMRLTEAGEALSRHASGILAGLTAAEEEVAAIAGLRAGRVRLVSFPSGSSSLVPSALAALRRDHPGTRVSLEEAEPPRSVELLREGDCDIALAFRYGTGTDDGAEEWEGLVVRPLLRDRLVGLVPEGHRLDGRGGPVGIAEFARESWIAGCPRCRTQLVEVCAAAGFTPRIDFATDDYPAVHALVAAGLGVAVLPALALESVRPEGVRTLTLTPSVRREIVALTLPDLAQVPTVSATLDRLERAARR; from the coding sequence ATGATCGAGGCCCGCCACCTGCGCGTCCTGCGCGCCGTCGCGACGACAGGTTCCTTCTCCGCCGCCGCGCGCACGCTCGGCTGCACGCAACCGGCCGTCAGCCAGCAGATGAAGGCGCTGGAGGGCGCGGCGGGGACGCCGCTGCTCGTGCGCGCGGGCCGCGAGATGCGGCTCACGGAGGCGGGCGAGGCGCTGTCCCGGCACGCCTCGGGCATCCTCGCGGGGCTCACGGCGGCGGAGGAGGAGGTCGCGGCGATCGCGGGGCTGCGCGCGGGGCGGGTACGCCTCGTCTCCTTCCCGAGCGGCAGTTCCTCGCTCGTGCCGAGCGCCCTCGCCGCGCTGCGCCGCGACCACCCGGGCACGCGCGTCTCGCTGGAGGAGGCCGAGCCACCCCGCTCGGTCGAACTGCTGCGCGAGGGCGATTGCGACATCGCGCTCGCTTTCCGCTACGGGACGGGGACGGACGACGGCGCGGAGGAGTGGGAGGGCCTCGTCGTACGGCCCCTGCTCCGCGACCGGCTCGTCGGTCTCGTCCCCGAGGGGCACCGCCTCGACGGCCGCGGCGGCCCGGTCGGCATCGCCGAGTTCGCGCGCGAGTCCTGGATCGCGGGCTGCCCGCGCTGCCGTACGCAGTTGGTCGAGGTGTGCGCGGCGGCGGGCTTCACGCCGCGCATCGACTTCGCGACGGACGACTACCCGGCGGTCCACGCCCTCGTCGCGGCGGGCCTCGGCGTCGCGGTCCTGCCCGCCCTGGCCCTCGAATCCGTCCGCCCCGAAGGCGTCCGCACCCTCACCCTGACCCCGTCGGTCCGCCGCGAAATCGTCGCCCTGACCCTCCCGGACCTGGCGCAGGTCCCCACGGTCTCAGCAACCCTGGACCGCCTGGAACGAGCAGCCCGCCGCTGA
- a CDS encoding WhiB family transcriptional regulator encodes MADFSRLPGPNADLWDWQLLAACRGVDSSLFFHPEGERGAARSAREASAKEVCMRCPVRAECAAHALAVREPYGVWGGLTEDEREELMGRARHRLVRTGSSAEAEAGER; translated from the coding sequence ATGGCAGATTTCTCCCGCCTTCCCGGCCCCAACGCAGACCTGTGGGACTGGCAACTGCTCGCCGCCTGCCGTGGCGTGGACAGTTCCCTCTTCTTCCACCCGGAGGGCGAGCGGGGCGCGGCGCGCAGCGCGCGGGAGGCCTCGGCGAAGGAGGTCTGCATGCGGTGCCCGGTGCGGGCGGAGTGCGCGGCGCACGCGCTCGCCGTGCGGGAGCCCTACGGGGTGTGGGGCGGGCTCACCGAGGACGAGCGGGAGGAGCTGATGGGGAGGGCGAGGCACCGGCTCGTACGGACTGGATCCTCGGCGGAGGCGGAGGCGGGGGAGCGGTAG
- a CDS encoding response regulator transcription factor, which translates to MTSVLVCDDSPLAREALRRAVATVPGVERVTTAANGEEVLRRWGADRSDLILMDVRMPGLGGVETVRRLLSADPGARIIMLTVAEDLDGVALAVAAGARGYLHKDASRAELRATVTQALADPTWRLAPRRLRSAEMGAAPTLTAREIQVLEGMSHGRSNAEIGRELFLSEDTVKTHARRLFKKLGASDRAHAVALGFRWGLVR; encoded by the coding sequence ATGACTTCCGTCCTCGTCTGTGACGACTCCCCGCTCGCCCGAGAGGCGCTCCGCCGTGCGGTCGCGACCGTGCCCGGCGTCGAGCGGGTGACCACGGCGGCCAACGGCGAGGAAGTCCTCCGCCGCTGGGGCGCCGACCGTTCCGACCTGATCCTCATGGACGTGCGCATGCCGGGGCTCGGGGGGGTGGAGACGGTGCGGAGGCTGCTCTCCGCCGATCCGGGTGCCCGGATCATCATGCTCACGGTCGCCGAGGACCTCGACGGCGTCGCGCTCGCGGTCGCCGCCGGGGCGCGCGGGTACCTGCACAAGGACGCCTCGCGCGCCGAACTGCGGGCGACCGTCACGCAGGCGCTCGCCGATCCCACGTGGCGGCTCGCGCCACGCCGGCTGCGCTCGGCCGAGATGGGCGCGGCGCCGACGCTCACGGCGCGTGAGATCCAGGTCCTCGAAGGCATGAGCCACGGCCGCTCCAACGCGGAGATCGGGCGCGAGCTCTTCCTCTCCGAGGACACGGTCAAGACGCACGCCCGGCGGCTCTTCAAGAAGCTCGGAGCCTCCGACCGCGCGCACGCCGTGGCCCTGGGCTTCCGCTGGGGGCTGGTGCGCTGA
- a CDS encoding sigma-70 family RNA polymerase sigma factor translates to MRDEETTEIGALVHRAVDGEQQAVHDLLARVHPLAIRYCRTRLSRLPGDARHFVEDLAQEVCVAVLLALPRYKDTGRPFEAFVFAIAGHKVADLQRAAMRHGSTAVPSDEMPERPDDSLGPEERALLSSDAAWAKKLLASLPENQRELLLLRIAVGLTAEETGQMLGMSPGAVRVAQHRALSRLRALAEQP, encoded by the coding sequence ATGCGTGACGAGGAGACGACCGAGATCGGGGCTCTCGTCCACCGTGCCGTCGACGGCGAGCAGCAGGCCGTGCACGACCTGCTCGCCCGGGTGCACCCGCTCGCGATCCGCTACTGCCGCACCAGGCTGTCCCGGCTGCCCGGTGACGCGCGCCACTTCGTCGAGGACCTCGCGCAGGAGGTCTGCGTCGCCGTGCTGCTCGCGCTGCCCCGTTACAAGGACACCGGGCGCCCCTTCGAGGCGTTCGTCTTCGCGATCGCGGGCCACAAGGTCGCCGACCTCCAGCGCGCCGCGATGCGCCACGGCTCCACGGCGGTGCCCTCGGACGAGATGCCGGAGCGCCCCGACGACTCCCTCGGCCCGGAGGAGCGCGCGCTCCTGAGCAGCGACGCGGCCTGGGCGAAGAAGCTCCTCGCCTCCCTCCCCGAGAACCAGCGCGAACTCCTCCTCCTGCGCATCGCGGTCGGTCTCACCGCCGAGGAGACGGGACAGATGCTCGGCATGTCCCCGGGAGCGGTCCGCGTGGCCCAGCACCGGGCCCTGAGCAGACTGAGAGCTCTGGCCGAACAGCCGTGA